From Astyanax mexicanus isolate ESR-SI-001 chromosome 13, AstMex3_surface, whole genome shotgun sequence, the proteins below share one genomic window:
- the LOC111191752 gene encoding uncharacterized protein LOC111191752: MDWWWFLPLEAESGAPGGSPPHTPSLSVDWDLDLSSDDCSVLSSLGEGPDSWVELTACVTQRIEEFLATSHPGSPAPSPTPASHLAPILQLPSAMEPPSPPHPRPVRGVLVQVAEAVPSHRLDSSGPEPEIRPESAAQVVADLDLDVEEDGCRQDGDGEKEPSSSLQEAPMADLPSPPTNTQGKSHHTTTINSMFSCFRSRRRVGVLVGEADHLHSPAIHNPKPAAKRGWLQRFLRFFRRTGRKG, translated from the exons ATGGACTGGTGGTGGTTCCTTCCACTTGAG GCGGAGTCTGGTGCTCCAGGGGGCTCACCTCCTCACACTCCGTCTCTTTCT GTGGATTGGGATCTAGACCTCAGTTCAGATGACTGCAGCGTTCTGTCGTCGCTGGGTGAAGGGCCAGACTCCTGGGTGGAACTGACTGCCTGTGTTACGCAG cgcATAGAAGAATTCCTGGCCACCTCCCACCCAGGGTCTCCAGCGCCTTCGCCCACCCCTGCAAGTCATCTCGCCCCCATTCTTCAGCTCCCCAGCGCCATGGAGCCTCCCTCTCCTCCACATCCCAGGCCGGTTCGAGGAGTTCTTGTCCAGGTTGCAGAGGCAGTGCCCTCTCACCGGCTGGACTCTTCTGGACCAGAGCCTGAGATCAGGCCTGAGTCAGCTGCACAG GTTGTGGCTGACTTGGACCTTGATGTGGAGGAGGATGGTTGTAGGCAGGATGGTGACGGAGAGAAGGAGCCTTCTTCCAGCCTGCAG GAAGCACCGATGGCAGACCTGCCCTCACCTCCCACCAACACCCAGGGTAAATCGcaccacaccaccaccataaACAGCATGTTTAGTTGTTTCAGGTCGCGTCGTCGTGTCGGGGTGCTGGTTGGAGAGGCAGACCACCTTCACAGTCCGGCTATCCACAACCCAAAGCCTGCTGCGAAG AGAGGATGGCTACAGCGCTTCCTGCGTTTCTTCAGGAGGACAGGAAGAAAGGGGTGA
- the lrrc38a gene encoding leucine-rich repeat-containing protein 38 — MFSCVHWLQSFLALLSSTFFALGQTCPSICLCPDHHTVNCTGQGLTRLPDSIPLDVRRLLLSNNWIAFIPSDFLVLHSDLVYLDLRNNSLTRLEPGTFLGTSSRLVYLDLGGNNLTEISSGTFGESRSLIKLRLGNNPYLSMVGEDAFSGLTSLRELELERSNLSKLDVKVLSQLPSLRVIRLEGNPWLCDCHFAKLFLWLMENRHKLKNELDGMECIVKNEVDPVPLSWLSEDSFRECRGMLTLKDYLIVIFSGICISVAAIIASFFLASTIHCFQRLKSKRTDEEEGED, encoded by the exons ATGTTCTCATGTGTTCACTGGCTTCAGTCTTTCCTCGCCTTGCTGTCCTCTACCTTTTTTGCTTTGGGCCAAACCTGCCCATCCATCTGCCTGtgtccagaccatcacactgtgAACTGCACAGGTCAAGGGCTCACCCGTCTACCAGACTCCATCCCTCTGGACGTGCGGAGGCTCCTCCTGTCGAACAACTGGATAGCTTTCATCCCCTCTGATTTCTTGGTTCTCCACAGTGACCTGGTTTACCTGGACCTGAGGAATAACTCCCTGACTAGACTGGAGCCCGGGACCTTCCTGGGCACGTCCTCCAGACTCGTCTACCTGGATCTGGGAGGCAACAACCTGACCGAGATCTCCTCCGGGACTTTTGGAGAATCCCGCAGCTTGATTAAGCTGCGACTGGGAAACAACCCCTATTTGAGTATGGTGGGCGAAGACGCCTTCTCTGGCCTCACCTCCTTaagggagctggagctggagcggaGTAACCTCTCAAAACTGGACGTCAAGGTGCTGAGCCAGCTGCCTTCCCTGCGAGTAATACGCCTGGAGGGGAACCCCTGGCTGTGCGACTGTCATTTTGCCAAACTATTTCTCTGGCTGATGGAAAATCGTCATAAGCTCAAAAATG AGCTGGACGGCATGGAGTGTATCGTCAAAAACGAGGTTGATCCGGTCCCTCTGAGCTGGCTTTCTGAGGACAGTTTCCGAGAATGTCGGGGGATGCTCACTCTTAAAGACTATCTGATAGTCATTTTCTCCGGGATCTGTATATCAGTGGCCGCCATCATCGCCAGCTTCTTTTTGGCCTCCACGATCCACTGTTTCCAGCGGCTCAAATCCAAAAGGACagacgaggaggagggggaggactGA